One genomic region from Jiangella sp. DSM 45060 encodes:
- a CDS encoding branched-chain amino acid ABC transporter permease, producing MQKLARCLGALLAVLAAVLLATPAVAQGSGETIHGTLTYQDAPVAGVTITVASADGDEIGTAQTAADGTWEVPVPGPGDYSVTLDAATLPSTAPGVARDTIETTVNPQQRKVVLFRVGAPEDGGEQPSPSESEPPAGEEDEAPGGGSAESEAGEDVTATTGNNQLLQLFVSGLRFGLILGLAGLGLSLVFGTTGLTNFAHGELIVFGAVAALLLNQAGVPVLAAALLATLLSAIFGWGQDRGFWRPLRKKPTGLIALMIISIGVSLILRYLTQFIIGGGRETYDQYTYQRPIEIGPVFITPRDLIIMGICVVLLAAVALALTRTRMGKATRAVADNPALAAASGINVDRVITVVWTVGTALAGLSGVFFGMIQGVDYLMGMRILLLVFAATILGGLGTAWGAMVGALIVGIFIEVSAYVVPSELKTAGVLVVLILILLVRPQGILGRRERVG from the coding sequence GTGCAGAAGCTGGCCAGATGTCTGGGAGCGCTGCTCGCTGTCCTGGCCGCCGTCCTGCTCGCCACCCCGGCGGTGGCCCAGGGCAGCGGCGAGACGATCCACGGCACGCTCACGTATCAGGACGCGCCGGTCGCCGGCGTCACCATCACCGTCGCCTCGGCCGACGGCGACGAGATCGGCACCGCGCAGACCGCCGCAGACGGCACCTGGGAGGTCCCGGTCCCCGGACCCGGCGACTACTCGGTGACGCTCGACGCGGCCACACTGCCGTCGACGGCGCCCGGCGTCGCCCGCGACACCATCGAGACCACCGTCAACCCGCAGCAGCGCAAGGTCGTACTGTTCCGCGTCGGCGCGCCCGAGGACGGCGGCGAACAGCCGTCACCATCGGAGTCCGAGCCGCCCGCGGGCGAGGAGGACGAGGCGCCCGGCGGCGGCAGCGCGGAGTCCGAGGCCGGCGAGGACGTCACCGCCACCACCGGCAACAACCAGCTGCTGCAGCTGTTCGTCAGCGGCCTGCGCTTCGGTCTCATCCTCGGCCTCGCCGGGTTGGGGCTGTCGCTGGTCTTCGGCACCACCGGCCTCACCAACTTCGCGCACGGCGAGCTGATCGTCTTCGGCGCCGTCGCGGCGCTGCTGCTCAACCAGGCCGGCGTGCCCGTGCTGGCGGCGGCGCTGCTGGCCACCCTCCTCAGCGCGATCTTCGGCTGGGGCCAGGACCGCGGGTTCTGGAGACCGCTGCGGAAGAAACCCACCGGGTTGATCGCGCTGATGATCATCTCGATCGGCGTGTCGCTGATCCTGCGCTACCTGACGCAGTTCATCATCGGCGGCGGCCGCGAGACGTACGACCAGTACACCTACCAGCGCCCCATCGAGATCGGGCCCGTCTTCATCACGCCACGCGACCTCATCATCATGGGCATCTGCGTGGTGCTGCTCGCCGCCGTCGCGCTGGCGTTGACCCGCACCCGCATGGGCAAGGCCACCCGCGCGGTCGCCGACAACCCGGCCCTGGCCGCCGCGTCCGGCATCAACGTCGACCGCGTCATCACCGTGGTGTGGACGGTCGGCACTGCGCTGGCCGGCCTGTCCGGCGTCTTCTTCGGCATGATCCAGGGCGTCGACTACCTCATGGGCATGCGCATCCTGCTGCTGGTGTTCGCCGCGACCATCCTCGGTGGGCTCGGCACCGCCTGGGGCGCCATGGTCGGCGCGCTGATCGTGGGCATCTTCATCGAGGTCTCGGCGTACGTGGTCCCATCGGAACTCAAGACGGCCGGTGTGCTGGTCGTGCTCATCCTGATCCTCCTGGTCCGGCCGCAGGGCATCCTCGGCCGCCGCGAGCGGGTCGGCTGA
- a CDS encoding DUF554 domain-containing protein, giving the protein MFPGFGTVLNVVTVVAGSAAGLLVGHRLPQRTRDVVTDALGLVTLLIAAVSAAAVLDAGFAAEVGDSATVLIVLGALLIGGIAGSLLRIEARLEDVGSGLQRRLSRDGDGEARRRFVEGFVSTSLLFCVGPLTILGSLSDGMGLGYDQLALKATMDGFAAVAFAASLGWGVMASAIAVAVVQGLLTLVGVIAGSLLGDAYVAAITATGGLLLVGVALRLLRMKPLPVGDLLPALLVAPLLVSIVAVIRT; this is encoded by the coding sequence ATGTTCCCGGGGTTCGGCACCGTCCTCAACGTCGTCACCGTCGTCGCCGGCTCCGCCGCCGGGCTGCTCGTCGGCCACCGGCTGCCGCAGCGCACCCGCGATGTCGTCACCGACGCGCTGGGGCTGGTCACGCTGCTCATCGCGGCGGTCTCCGCGGCCGCGGTCCTGGACGCGGGGTTCGCCGCGGAGGTGGGCGACTCCGCGACGGTGCTGATCGTGCTGGGCGCGCTGCTGATCGGCGGCATCGCCGGCTCGCTGCTGCGGATCGAGGCGCGGCTGGAGGACGTCGGGTCCGGCCTGCAGCGGCGGCTGTCGCGTGACGGCGACGGCGAGGCCCGGCGGCGCTTCGTCGAGGGTTTCGTCAGCACGTCGCTGCTGTTCTGCGTCGGCCCGCTGACGATCCTCGGCTCGCTCTCCGACGGCATGGGGCTGGGCTACGACCAGCTGGCGCTCAAGGCGACGATGGACGGGTTCGCGGCGGTCGCGTTCGCGGCCTCGCTCGGGTGGGGCGTCATGGCGTCGGCCATCGCCGTCGCCGTGGTGCAGGGGCTGCTGACGCTGGTCGGCGTCATCGCCGGGAGCCTGCTCGGCGACGCGTACGTCGCGGCGATCACGGCGACCGGCGGTCTGCTGCTCGTCGGCGTCGCGCTGCGGCTGCTGCGGATGAAGCCGCTTCCCGTAGGCGATCTGCTGCCCGCTCTACTGGTGGCACCACTACTTGTCAGTATTGTCGCTGTCATTCGCACCTGA
- a CDS encoding PaaI family thioesterase, whose protein sequence is MTEPARDSVDAYTRQPGVPHAPLDTRMGIEYVEASAERVVARMPVEGNTQPFGLLHGGASCVLAESVGSVAANLHGAPDRYAVGVDINATHHRGVRSGHVTAVATPAHLGRSSASFEIVISDDDGRRVCTARLTCFLIPIEPGD, encoded by the coding sequence ATGACCGAACCGGCCCGTGACTCCGTCGACGCGTACACCCGCCAGCCCGGCGTCCCGCACGCCCCGCTCGACACCCGCATGGGCATCGAGTACGTCGAGGCCAGCGCCGAGCGGGTGGTCGCGCGGATGCCGGTCGAGGGCAACACCCAGCCGTTCGGGCTGCTGCACGGCGGCGCGTCGTGCGTGCTGGCCGAGAGCGTCGGCTCGGTCGCGGCCAACCTGCACGGCGCGCCCGACAGGTACGCCGTCGGCGTCGACATCAACGCCACCCACCACCGCGGCGTCCGGTCCGGACACGTCACCGCGGTGGCCACGCCGGCGCACCTGGGCCGCAGCTCGGCCAGCTTCGAGATCGTCATCAGCGACGACGACGGCCGGCGGGTCTGCACCGCGCGGCTCACCTGCTTCCTGATCCCGATCGAACCCGGCGACTGA
- the polA gene encoding DNA polymerase I gives MVAASDSPRLLLLDGHSLAYRAFYALKDANLVTTTGQHTEGVYGFTSMLINVLRDEAPTHVAVAFDVSRKTFRSEAFPEYKANRSKSPEEFSGQLDLVKEVLTALNIPYVEKDGFEADDLIATLATMAEKDGIDVSICTGDRDAFQLVSDRVTVLYPRRGVSDLSRMTPESVQEKYGLTPAQYPDFAALRGDPSDNLPNIPSVGEKTAVKWVVEFGDLEQLVARADEVKGKAGDALRAHLGQVMTNRQLTELVRDVPLDVRIDDLLRQTWDREAVHQLFDTLQFRVLRDRLYEYLEPDTAPEAEEGFDIDAVHLQPGEVAGWLAEHVGQSRAGLSVRGHWARGTGEITEVAVATSDGTGAWFEPAGLTPDDDAAVAAWLADPARGKVMHDAKGPMHALAARGWPLQGLAADTELTAFLALPGQRSYNLADLVLRFLSRELRAEDSGGAVQLSLDGGDEEQLGADETVRARAVLDLAEALEAELDKKGGHTLLEQVELPLVGVLAGMERAGIAVDLDHLHALESEFAGNVTKAADDAYDAIGRRDVNLGSPKQLQAILFDDLGMPKTKRTKTGYTTDADSLAELYAKTEHPFLAALLRHRDASKLRVTVEGLLASVSDDGRIHTTFVQTIAATGRLSSTDPNLQNIPIRTDEGRRIREAFVVGPECEALLSADYSQIEMRIMAHLSDDQALIEAFASGMDFHSVTASRVFDVPAEEVSPAQRAKIKAMNYGLAYGLSSYGLSRQLNIPNAEAQGLMDEYFETFGGVRDYLSEVVERARMVGWTETMLGRRRYLPDLTSENRQRREMAERMALNAPIQGSAADIVKVAMLKVEQALATEKLASRMLLQVHDELVLEVAEGERTQVEELVRREMGAAYPLRVPLDVSVGIGRTWHEAGH, from the coding sequence GTGGTCGCTGCATCCGATTCTCCCCGCCTCCTGCTCCTCGACGGTCACTCGCTGGCCTACCGGGCGTTCTACGCGCTCAAGGACGCCAACCTCGTCACGACGACGGGCCAGCACACCGAGGGCGTGTACGGCTTCACGTCCATGCTCATCAACGTGCTGCGCGACGAAGCGCCCACGCACGTCGCGGTGGCCTTCGACGTGTCCCGCAAGACGTTCCGCAGCGAGGCGTTCCCGGAGTACAAGGCCAACCGCAGCAAGTCGCCCGAGGAGTTCAGCGGCCAGCTCGACCTCGTCAAAGAGGTGCTCACGGCGCTGAACATCCCCTACGTCGAGAAGGACGGCTTCGAGGCCGACGACCTCATCGCCACGCTGGCCACCATGGCCGAGAAGGACGGCATCGACGTCTCCATCTGCACCGGCGACCGCGACGCCTTCCAGCTGGTCAGCGACCGCGTCACCGTGCTCTACCCGCGCCGCGGCGTGTCCGACCTCTCCCGCATGACGCCCGAGTCCGTGCAGGAGAAGTACGGCCTCACCCCGGCGCAGTACCCCGACTTCGCGGCGCTGCGCGGCGACCCGTCCGACAACCTGCCGAACATCCCGAGCGTGGGGGAGAAGACGGCGGTGAAGTGGGTGGTCGAGTTCGGCGACCTCGAGCAGCTCGTGGCCCGGGCCGACGAGGTCAAGGGCAAGGCCGGCGACGCGCTGCGCGCCCACCTCGGCCAGGTCATGACCAACCGCCAGCTCACCGAGCTGGTCCGCGACGTCCCGCTCGACGTCCGCATCGACGACCTCCTCCGGCAGACGTGGGACCGCGAGGCCGTCCACCAGCTCTTCGACACCCTGCAGTTCCGGGTGCTGCGCGATCGCCTGTACGAGTACCTCGAGCCCGACACCGCGCCCGAGGCCGAAGAGGGCTTCGACATCGACGCCGTGCACCTGCAGCCCGGCGAGGTGGCCGGCTGGCTGGCCGAGCACGTCGGCCAGAGCAGGGCCGGATTGTCGGTGCGTGGCCACTGGGCCCGCGGCACCGGCGAGATCACCGAGGTGGCGGTGGCCACGTCCGACGGCACCGGCGCGTGGTTCGAGCCGGCCGGGCTGACCCCCGACGACGACGCCGCGGTCGCCGCCTGGCTGGCCGACCCCGCCCGCGGCAAGGTCATGCACGACGCCAAGGGCCCCATGCACGCGTTGGCCGCCCGCGGCTGGCCGCTGCAGGGCCTGGCCGCCGACACCGAGCTCACGGCGTTCCTCGCGCTGCCCGGCCAGCGTTCCTACAACCTCGCCGACCTCGTGCTGCGCTTCCTCAGCCGCGAGCTGCGCGCCGAGGACTCCGGCGGCGCCGTCCAGCTGTCCCTCGACGGCGGCGACGAAGAGCAGCTGGGCGCCGACGAGACCGTCCGCGCCCGCGCCGTCCTCGACCTCGCCGAGGCGCTCGAGGCCGAGCTCGACAAGAAGGGCGGCCACACCCTGCTCGAGCAGGTCGAGCTGCCGCTGGTCGGTGTGCTGGCCGGCATGGAGCGGGCCGGCATCGCCGTCGACCTCGACCATCTGCACGCGCTCGAGTCCGAGTTCGCCGGCAACGTCACGAAGGCCGCCGACGACGCCTACGACGCCATCGGCCGCCGCGACGTCAACCTCGGCTCGCCGAAGCAGCTGCAGGCCATCCTCTTCGACGACCTCGGCATGCCGAAGACGAAGCGCACCAAGACGGGCTACACCACCGACGCCGACTCCCTGGCCGAGCTGTACGCGAAGACCGAGCACCCGTTCCTCGCGGCGCTGCTGCGGCACCGCGACGCGTCCAAGCTGCGGGTCACCGTCGAGGGGCTGCTCGCCTCGGTCTCCGACGACGGCCGCATCCACACCACGTTCGTGCAGACCATCGCGGCCACCGGGCGGCTGTCGTCCACCGACCCCAACCTGCAGAACATCCCCATCCGCACCGACGAGGGGCGGCGCATCCGCGAGGCGTTCGTCGTCGGTCCCGAGTGCGAGGCGCTGCTCAGCGCCGACTACAGCCAGATCGAGATGCGCATCATGGCGCACCTCTCCGACGACCAAGCGCTCATCGAGGCGTTCGCGTCGGGCATGGACTTCCACTCCGTCACCGCGTCGCGGGTGTTCGACGTGCCGGCCGAGGAGGTCAGCCCGGCGCAGCGGGCCAAGATCAAGGCGATGAACTACGGCCTGGCCTACGGGTTGTCGTCGTACGGGCTGTCGCGGCAGCTGAACATCCCGAACGCCGAGGCGCAGGGCCTCATGGACGAGTACTTCGAGACCTTCGGCGGGGTGCGCGACTACCTCAGCGAGGTGGTCGAGCGGGCCCGCATGGTCGGCTGGACCGAGACCATGCTCGGCCGCCGCCGCTACCTGCCCGACCTCACCAGCGAGAACCGGCAGCGCCGCGAGATGGCCGAGCGCATGGCGCTCAACGCTCCCATCCAGGGGTCGGCGGCAGACATCGTCAAGGTGGCCATGCTGAAGGTCGAGCAGGCGCTGGCCACCGAGAAGCTGGCGTCGCGCATGCTGCTGCAGGTGCACGACGAGCTCGTGCTCGAGGTGGCCGAGGGCGAGCGCACCCAGGTCGAGGAGCTGGTCCGGCGCGAGATGGGCGCGGCCTACCCGCTGCGGGTGCCGCTCGACGTCTCGGTCGGAATCGGGCGTACGTGGCACGAAGCGGGCCACTGA